In a single window of the Oenanthe melanoleuca isolate GR-GAL-2019-014 chromosome 28, OMel1.0, whole genome shotgun sequence genome:
- the RAB11B gene encoding ras-related protein Rab-11B, with translation MGTRDDEYDYLFKVVLIGDSGVGKSNLLSRFTRNEFNLESKSTIGVEFATRSIQVDGKTIKAQIWDTAGQERYRAITSAYYRGAVGALLVYDIAKHLTYENVERWLKELRDHADNNIVIMLVGNKSDLRHLRAVPTDEARAFAEKNNLSFIETSALDSTNVEEAFKNILTEIYRIVSQKQIADRSAHDESPGNNVVDISVPPTTDGQKSNKLQCCQNL, from the exons ATGGGCACCCGCGACGACGAGTACGACTATCTATTCAAAG TTGTGTTGATTGGAGACTCTGGAGTTGGGAAAAGTAATCTTCTGTCACGTTTCACACGCAATGAGTTCAATTTGGAAAGTAAAAGCACCATTGGGGTGGAATTTGCCACCAGGAGCATCCAGGTGGATGGGAAGACGATAAAAGCCCAGATCTGGGATACTGCAGGCCAGGAGCGATACCGTGCCATTACCTCAGC ATATTACCGTGGTGCTGTTGGGGCTCTGCTCGTCTATGACATTGCCAAACACCTCACCTACGAGAATGTGGAGCGCTGGCTGAAGGAGCTGCGAGACCACGCCGACAACAACATCGTCATCATGCTGGTGGGCAACAAGAGCGACCTGCGCCACCTGCGGGCCGTGCCCACCGACGAGGCCAGGGCCTTCGCAG aaaaaaataacttatcTTTTATTGAAACATCTGCTCTGGATTCAACAAATGTAGAAGAAGCCTTCAAGAACATCCTTACAG AAATCTACCGCATCGTGTCGCAGAAGCAAATCGCCGACCGGTCTGCGCACGATGAGTCTCCTGGCAACAATGTCGTTGACATCAGCGTCCCACCAACCACCGACGGACAGAAATCCAACAAACTCCAGTGCTGTCAGAACCTGTGA